The following are encoded together in the Carassius auratus strain Wakin chromosome 34, ASM336829v1, whole genome shotgun sequence genome:
- the LOC113053687 gene encoding uncharacterized protein LOC113053687, with translation MYNIDKIINQSSVIGSGTPTRYRLKLRAEYPDEYRKLTFGERNKDKPHKTFVMVGETGTGKTTLINTMVNYILGVQSEDRIWFEITDDQSDQTQAHSQTSSITLYGFYLQDSPVDLTIIDTPGFGDTRSIEMDREIAMSLCSLIKSEEMGHAIDAVCLVVKATQNRLSDRQIYIFNAVQSLFGKDVAENIVLLFTHSTGAHPKDALTAVKAAEIKCAVKENNQPVFFLFDNCQVQTSDEEYSEEQEQVLEQSWKRSYQGMDKFFKFMETAKSKSLNMTENVLQKQNKLQTNICNLRFRVEEIDKKQKELKQTQEVLEQNMDFIQNNETLKYEIEVPYKEKVDINPSVAKTAMCCTVCQENCHYPGCWWVRNLSWCSVMKNGYCTVCTNKCHYSKHVKEAKIYETKTKLEQRTYEELKKKYEDKIRDGMSLVKKMEEELQDFEKEKIKLVMEAFHCVETLQIIALNADSLFTLQDIEFMIDKLKEIKEPEKARTLERISKEAEGGTKQISGVPKRLGRGKTFALKNSEKTKKH, from the coding sequence ATGTACAATATTGATAAAATCATCAACCAAAGTAGTGTAATTGGAAGTGGTACTCCTACTCGATACCGTCTGAAACTGAGGGCAGAATATCCTGATGAATATAGAAAACTGACCTTTGGtgaaagaaacaaagacaaaCCCCATAAAACGTTTGTAATGGTGGGAGAAACAGGAACAGGGAAAACAACCCTGATCAACACGATGGTCAACTACATCTTAGGTGTTCAGAGTGAAGACAGGATTTGGTTTGAGATCACAGATGATCAGAGTGACCAAACACAAGCTCACAGTCAGACCTCCAGCATCACTCTTTATGGGTTTTATCTGCAAGATAGTCCAGTCGATTTAACAATCATTGACACACCAGGATTTGGAGACACTCGGAGTATTGAGATGGATCGAGAGATTGCCATGAGTTTGTGTAGCTTAATAAAATCTGAAGAAATGGGTCATGCAATAGATGCTGTTTGTCTGGTGGTTAAAGCAACCCAAAATCGACTCTCTGACagacaaatatacatatttaatgctgttcagtctTTATTTGGAAAAGATGTTGCTGAAAACATTGTCTTGCTCTTCACACACTCAACTGGAGCTCATCCTAAAGATGCCCTGACGGCTGTTAAAGCGGCTGAAATCAAGTGTGCAGTAAAGGAAAATAATCAGCCAGTGTTTTTCCTGTTTGACAACTGTCAAGTTCAGACCTCTGATGAAGAATATTCTGAAGAACAAGAGCAGGTTCTGGAACAATCTTGGAAGCGCAGCTATCAGGGGATGGACAAATTTTTCAAATTCATGGAGACTGCAAAATCAAAATCCCTGAACATGACAGAAAATGTTTTGCAGAAACAAAACAAGTTGCAAACGAACATCTGCAATCTAAGATTTCGTGTTGAAGAGATAGACAAAAAGCAAAAGGAGCTGAAACAAACTCAAGAAGTCCTGGAGCAGAACATGGATTTTATCCAAAACAATGAAACCCTAAAGTATGAAATTGAAGTGCCCTACAAAGAGAAGGTTGATATTAATCCTTCTGTAGCCAAAACAGCGATGTGCTGCACTGTCTGTCAGGAGAACTGTCATTATCCAGGATGCTGGTGGGTCAGAAATCTGTCATGGTGCAGCGTTATGAAAAATGGTTACTGTACAGTGTGCACAAATAAATGCCACTACAGCAAACATGTCAAAGAAGCCAAAATATATGAAACAAAGACAAAGTTAGAGCAGAGGACATATGAAGAGTTAAAGAAGAAATATGAAGACAAAATTAGGGATGGTATGTCTTTGGTCAAGAAGATGGAAGAAGAACTGCAAGATtttgagaaagagaaaataaagctTGTGATGGAAGCCTTTCACTGTGTGGAAACTCTGCAGATCATTGCACTCAATGCGGATTCACTGTTCACACTTCAGGACATTGAGTTTATGATTGACAAGTTGAAGGAAATCAAGGAGCCGGAAAAAGCCAGAACACTGGAAAGAATCAGTAAGGAAGCAGAAGGAGGAACAAAACAGATCTCTGGGGTGCCTAAAAGATTGGGAAGAGGAAAAACCTTTGCTTTAAAAAACTCTGAGAAGACTAAAAAACATTGA